From the Vulpes lagopus strain Blue_001 chromosome 22, ASM1834538v1, whole genome shotgun sequence genome, one window contains:
- the NDUFB3 gene encoding NADH dehydrogenase [ubiquinone] 1 beta subcomplex subunit 3, whose translation MAHGHGHNHGHSKLELPDYKQWKIEGTPLETVQEKLAARGLRDPWGRNEAWRYAGGFANNVSFVGALLKGFKWGFAAFVVAVGAEYFLESKNKDKKHH comes from the exons ATGGCCCATGGACATGGCCATAATCATGGCCATAGTAAACTGGAACTTCCAGATTATAAACAATGGAAGATAGAAGGGACACCGTTAGAAACTGTCCAGGAGAAGCTGGCTGCACGAGGGCTAAGGGATCCATGGGGCCG caaTGAAGCTTGGAGATATGCAGGTGGATTTGCAAACAATGTTTCCTTTGTTGGTGCGTTATTAAAAGGATTCAAATGGGGATTTGCTGCATTTGTGGTAGCCGTAGGGGCTGAATATTTCCTGGAGTCCAAGAATAAAGATAAGAAGCATCACTGA